One window of Chryseobacterium indologenes genomic DNA carries:
- a CDS encoding tetratricopeptide repeat protein produces MTRIFLVVLLIILVSCHSHSKKEAEKKFDVSLLQQNEQFRVAGEYDSLINLNKKYYKLADKINYADGKALCYINLAELNISLENFQKSQILFDNAKEILDQSEDDLHKARFYNVYGRFNMELRRIDKAFQYNNEAMSLIQKSGQSELKNDLLFSIYFRQAIYFIQKKNYEKALEYFHKAKKLDNSGLTDCAIGDYVYMHKNKDSAYKYVSTAYDKANIRGKDDGIALYANTIMGEYFLTNKQYDKAEETLKKALKINEKTKRIYAYYGKYIYNDLRVLYERTGDKEKAYFYLKGYTDAYYKTNTSLLATINQDMESFITGAQKDAEHHKSKIYWIVFLSLAGLSLLGLYAWRIIRALGKRKEVLAIEAENLKIRMNDNKQEEVLELGKKNDPEFLNRFKEVYPEFIDQLLTINPNLESSELIFCAMLKLHFTSKEIASYTLVQHRSVQQKKYRIRKKLNIPGETDIYHFFDTLK; encoded by the coding sequence ATGACACGTATTTTTCTTGTTGTTTTACTTATTATTTTGGTTTCGTGCCATTCTCATTCAAAGAAAGAGGCTGAAAAGAAATTTGATGTTTCCCTGCTGCAACAGAATGAGCAATTCAGAGTGGCGGGAGAATATGACTCTCTGATCAATCTCAACAAAAAGTATTACAAACTGGCTGATAAAATAAATTATGCAGACGGAAAAGCGCTGTGCTATATCAATCTGGCAGAACTTAATATTTCTTTAGAAAACTTTCAGAAGTCCCAGATTCTTTTCGATAATGCAAAAGAAATCCTGGATCAATCAGAAGATGATCTGCATAAAGCCAGATTTTATAATGTCTATGGCCGTTTCAATATGGAGCTCCGAAGAATTGACAAAGCTTTTCAATATAATAATGAAGCCATGAGCCTGATCCAGAAAAGTGGTCAGTCTGAGCTTAAAAATGATCTTCTTTTCAGTATTTATTTCAGGCAGGCTATCTATTTTATCCAAAAAAAGAATTACGAAAAAGCACTTGAATATTTTCACAAAGCCAAAAAGCTGGATAACTCAGGTCTTACGGATTGTGCTATAGGTGATTATGTTTATATGCATAAAAATAAAGACTCTGCATACAAATATGTAAGCACTGCTTACGATAAAGCCAATATAAGAGGGAAGGATGACGGGATAGCATTGTATGCCAATACTATTATGGGAGAATATTTTCTTACCAACAAACAATACGACAAGGCAGAAGAAACGCTTAAAAAAGCTCTGAAGATCAATGAGAAAACTAAACGTATCTATGCCTACTACGGAAAGTATATCTATAACGATCTCAGAGTGTTGTATGAACGCACGGGAGATAAAGAAAAAGCATATTTCTACCTGAAAGGCTATACAGATGCTTATTATAAAACCAATACGTCTTTACTGGCTACAATTAATCAGGATATGGAATCTTTTATTACGGGGGCCCAAAAGGATGCTGAACATCATAAAAGTAAGATATACTGGATTGTCTTTCTGTCACTTGCCGGTCTTTCTCTGCTGGGATTGTATGCCTGGAGAATTATCAGGGCTTTAGGGAAAAGAAAAGAGGTGCTTGCTATAGAAGCTGAAAATCTTAAAATCAGGATGAATGATAATAAACAGGAAGAGGTCTTAGAGCTTGGTAAGAAGAATGATCCTGAATTTCTGAACCGTTTTAAGGAAGTTTATCCTGAATTTATAGATCAACTTTTAACAATTAATCCTAATCTTGAAAGTTCTGAATTGATTTTTTGTGCAATGCTGAAACTGCATTTTACATCCAAAGAAATTGCAAGCTATACTTTAGTTCAGCACAGAAGTGTCCAGCAAAAAAAATACAGAATAAGAAAGAAACTGAATATTCCGGGAGAAACAGATATTTATCATTTCTTTGATACCTTGAAATAA
- a CDS encoding helix-turn-helix domain-containing protein: MDNDFYYNFIEPDKEIADFVENLGTFQNLSGEAKEVVIIPDGRVDLFFSQSDSEPFHVTLLGLETYPEQRYIAPHMTAFVVSFKPIAVEYILNTSIADLLNIGKELSHGFWDFKADDLQNFDLCCLKATQKIKDLLPQKADERKHRLFELVYASKGEMSVKELSEKTGWSSRQINRYFTKQLGLSLKAYSTILRFRVSLEHIAQGRLFPELNYTDQNHFIKEVKKFSGVAPKELSKNKNDRFVLLSVLKGK, translated from the coding sequence ATGGACAACGACTTTTATTATAACTTCATCGAACCCGACAAAGAGATTGCTGATTTTGTTGAAAATCTGGGAACGTTTCAAAACCTTTCAGGTGAAGCTAAAGAAGTTGTGATTATTCCTGACGGAAGAGTTGATTTGTTCTTCTCACAGTCGGATTCAGAACCTTTTCATGTAACGCTTCTCGGGTTGGAAACTTATCCGGAGCAAAGATATATCGCTCCCCATATGACTGCTTTTGTTGTCAGTTTCAAACCTATTGCTGTTGAATATATCTTAAATACTTCTATCGCTGATCTATTAAATATAGGAAAAGAGCTTTCTCACGGATTCTGGGATTTTAAAGCTGATGATTTACAAAACTTTGATCTTTGTTGTTTAAAAGCAACCCAAAAAATTAAAGATCTGCTTCCCCAAAAAGCAGATGAAAGAAAACACAGGCTTTTCGAGTTGGTATATGCTTCAAAAGGAGAAATGAGTGTAAAGGAACTTTCTGAAAAAACAGGATGGAGCAGCAGGCAGATCAACCGGTATTTTACCAAACAGCTTGGCTTATCATTAAAAGCCTACTCTACTATTTTACGTTTCAGAGTATCTCTGGAGCACATCGCGCAGGGAAGACTCTTTCCCGAACTTAATTATACTGATCAAAACCATTTCATCAAAGAAGTGAAGAAGTTTTCCGGAGTTGCTCCTAAAGAATTATCCAAAAATAAAAACGACCGATTTGTACTATTATCCGTATTGAAAGGAAAATAA
- a CDS encoding tetratricopeptide repeat protein — translation MERISLIILTNKKIHSKDIKKIIACTICIGLFLCMLSCSGDSRDQERENFDTSLLNQTSDLQLSGEYEVLIRLNIKYLKKAAKMKYKAGKGLCYLNMAGVNVSAGNYDKARFFFNKAEKDLKNSENSYHKAAFYNDYSLYYSHLKLNDKAIECNNKAFYYLKQAQKTSLTQKLLPRLYVNKGIYYAWKGWFGTSLKCFNKANVLENSAYSNCMVAQYYLFVHKPDSAGIYIERADEKMLSQKTTDVESLWVYYTMGYYYNEVDNSEEAEKALRKALDINIKTRRTYSSHIKEVYKALAELYKKKNDGGKAYFYLKKYMEEEGRFDAARFTTMNKATEDFISEVKQESDWHKNDLPLFIALSISVLTFSGVYVRKIINNLRLKKNSLKEETDELKNHVETKQLEEVIELAKRNDSSFLLKFKELYPDFIKALLKINPDLENSELTFCAMLKLRFSSKEIADYTFVQHKSVQQKKYRIRKRLSIPGETDIYDFFENLTE, via the coding sequence ATGGAAAGAATTAGTTTGATCATTCTTACGAATAAAAAAATACATTCAAAGGATATAAAAAAAATAATAGCCTGTACAATCTGCATAGGGTTATTTTTATGTATGCTTTCATGCAGCGGTGATTCTCGGGATCAAGAAAGAGAAAATTTTGATACTTCTTTGTTAAACCAGACTTCGGACCTTCAGTTGTCAGGGGAATATGAAGTGCTTATCCGGCTGAATATAAAATACCTGAAAAAGGCTGCAAAAATGAAATATAAAGCTGGAAAAGGCCTTTGCTACCTGAATATGGCAGGGGTGAATGTTTCAGCAGGAAATTATGATAAAGCCCGTTTTTTTTTCAACAAAGCGGAGAAAGATTTGAAAAACTCTGAGAATAGCTATCATAAAGCAGCATTCTATAATGACTACAGTCTGTATTATTCTCATCTTAAACTAAATGACAAGGCTATTGAATGCAATAATAAAGCATTCTATTATCTAAAACAGGCCCAAAAAACAAGTCTTACTCAAAAACTTCTTCCAAGGCTGTATGTAAACAAAGGGATTTACTATGCATGGAAAGGGTGGTTCGGAACTTCTCTAAAATGTTTTAACAAAGCGAATGTACTGGAAAACTCGGCCTATAGCAATTGTATGGTTGCCCAATACTATTTATTTGTCCATAAACCAGATTCTGCCGGAATATATATTGAGCGTGCAGATGAGAAGATGCTAAGTCAAAAGACAACCGACGTAGAATCTCTCTGGGTTTACTATACCATGGGATATTACTATAACGAAGTGGATAACAGCGAGGAGGCCGAGAAAGCACTCAGGAAAGCCTTAGACATCAATATTAAAACAAGGCGTACATATTCTTCGCATATCAAAGAGGTTTATAAGGCACTGGCAGAACTGTATAAAAAAAAGAACGACGGAGGAAAGGCTTATTTCTATCTGAAGAAGTATATGGAAGAAGAAGGGAGGTTTGACGCCGCCCGATTTACCACGATGAATAAGGCAACCGAAGATTTTATTTCTGAAGTAAAGCAGGAGTCGGATTGGCATAAGAATGATCTTCCGCTGTTTATTGCCTTGTCTATCAGTGTTCTTACCTTTTCAGGAGTATATGTACGGAAGATAATTAACAATTTAAGGCTAAAGAAAAACTCCCTGAAAGAAGAAACGGATGAGCTGAAAAATCATGTGGAAACCAAGCAGCTGGAAGAAGTAATAGAACTTGCCAAGAGGAATGATTCTTCTTTTTTACTAAAATTCAAAGAACTGTATCCTGATTTTATAAAAGCGCTTTTGAAAATAAATCCTGACCTTGAAAATTCAGAACTGACTTTCTGTGCCATGCTGAAACTACGCTTCTCATCCAAAGAAATTGCAGACTATACTTTTGTACAGCACAAATCTGTACAACAGAAAAAATACAGGATCAGAAAAAGATTGAGTATCCCCGGAGAAACAGATATTTATGACTTTTTTGAAAACTTAACTGAATAA
- a CDS encoding cysteine hydrolase family protein, whose protein sequence is MEAPIYERSKTALLFIDPYNDFLSEGGKVWPRVKEVAESNNLLNNLRSIVKAVRQADIQIFIVPHKRWESTDYQYWKFPNPTQIGIMERHSFAKGSWGGEWHPDFTPQEGDIIAKEHWAQSGFANTDLDMLLKQRDITHVIAIGLLANTCVESTARFAMELGYHVTLVKDATAAFTSEMMHAAHVLNGPTYAHALLTTHELITALPAENIIGDNDVKTD, encoded by the coding sequence ATGGAAGCACCAATCTATGAACGCAGCAAAACAGCCTTGTTGTTTATTGATCCTTACAATGATTTTCTATCTGAAGGTGGGAAAGTGTGGCCAAGAGTGAAAGAAGTTGCTGAAAGTAACAATTTATTAAATAATCTCCGAAGCATTGTAAAAGCTGTAAGGCAGGCCGACATACAGATCTTTATTGTTCCACACAAACGATGGGAATCTACGGATTATCAATACTGGAAATTTCCTAACCCTACTCAGATAGGTATTATGGAACGTCATTCTTTCGCAAAAGGAAGCTGGGGAGGAGAATGGCATCCTGATTTTACCCCTCAGGAAGGAGATATTATCGCCAAGGAACACTGGGCGCAAAGTGGTTTTGCCAATACAGATCTGGATATGCTGCTCAAACAACGGGACATCACCCATGTCATCGCTATAGGATTACTCGCTAACACCTGTGTTGAAAGTACAGCCCGTTTTGCTATGGAGTTAGGATATCATGTAACTCTGGTAAAAGATGCAACAGCAGCCTTCACTTCCGAAATGATGCATGCAGCCCATGTTCTGAACGGTCCTACTTATGCCCATGCATTGCTTACGACCCATGAGCTTATCACAGCATTACCTGCAGAAAACATCATAGGAGACAATGACGTAAAAACTGATTAG
- a CDS encoding GNAT family N-acetyltransferase, protein MININYRKLLPEESKIYRAIRLESLEKFPEAFGANYQEALSIKKFRIESDIEEETPERFVYGAFAQNEIVGICTFVKNENNTGSIYQMYVKKEFQGKNIGQGLIEAVIAEACQNFNGIEIILEVTPGNDKAYNLYRKIGFEEVTSTSSEEIRMKYIPG, encoded by the coding sequence ATGATAAATATTAATTATCGAAAACTTCTGCCTGAAGAAAGTAAAATTTACAGGGCTATCCGTTTGGAAAGTCTGGAAAAGTTCCCTGAAGCCTTTGGCGCAAACTACCAGGAAGCTCTGAGTATTAAAAAATTCCGGATAGAAAGCGATATTGAAGAAGAAACACCGGAAAGGTTTGTATATGGAGCTTTCGCACAGAATGAAATTGTCGGCATCTGTACGTTTGTTAAAAATGAAAACAATACCGGAAGTATTTACCAGATGTATGTCAAAAAAGAGTTTCAGGGGAAAAATATCGGTCAGGGATTGATTGAAGCTGTTATTGCCGAAGCCTGTCAGAACTTTAATGGCATTGAAATCATTCTTGAGGTTACTCCCGGAAATGATAAAGCTTACAATCTGTATCGGAAAATAGGATTTGAGGAAGTTACCAGTACTTCTTCTGAAGAAATCAGGATGAAATATATTCCCGGATAA
- a CDS encoding cupin domain-containing protein, whose translation MKKTNYFITLLCITAFLSTNRTNAQSLSNNELGDIYAENIKWSAFPAFPPEARLAVLIGDPKKVAPYVVRVRVPADVILLPHKHPENRIYTVISGVFYIGIGEKFDAAQLKAYPPGSVVVLPGNTPHFHWAKSGSYETQVSAYGPLGISYMNPLDDPRNKGKQK comes from the coding sequence ATGAAAAAAACAAATTACTTCATAACTCTGCTTTGCATCACAGCATTTCTAAGTACAAACCGGACTAATGCTCAAAGTTTATCCAATAATGAATTAGGTGATATCTATGCAGAAAATATCAAATGGTCTGCATTTCCGGCATTTCCACCGGAAGCCCGTCTTGCTGTACTGATAGGAGATCCGAAAAAGGTAGCACCTTATGTCGTTCGGGTAAGAGTACCTGCTGATGTGATACTGCTTCCCCATAAACATCCCGAAAACAGAATATATACAGTCATAAGCGGTGTATTTTATATTGGCATAGGCGAAAAGTTCGATGCTGCTCAATTAAAGGCTTATCCACCGGGAAGTGTTGTGGTTCTTCCCGGAAATACACCGCATTTTCATTGGGCTAAATCAGGTAGTTATGAAACTCAGGTAAGTGCCTATGGACCTTTAGGAATAAGCTATATGAATCCTTTGGATGATCCCAGGAATAAAGGAAAACAAAAATAA
- a CDS encoding reprolysin-like metallopeptidase: MKKRILFVCALASCFTVFNAQRWESVSQKSSGIREGVEVQHSYRVDLKSLREMLKNAEETGKNARPVIISLPTAEGKIEKFAVYSNPVMDQSLVDRYQLGSYVGIGVDDASKYLRFSTSPTDMQSMIIKDGIFQFIEPISADKQTYGVFYKTKEKGDVHGFECDTEHDLKEIGKLVENGKKMLSNVGITNRPTNTKYRTFRMAMAVTGEYTQFHGGTVAGAVAAINNTMTRINGVFERDFGAHFNVLDLPGIIYTDPATDFYIPQAAAGDPSLNLQLQQKLTADVGNANYDIGHVFHRNVGQSRNGNAGGIGIVCTNPATNTSLGKGAAFSMSPDPVGEVFDLMAAHEMGHQLGANHTFSMRTEASGANVEPWGGTTIMGYPGITQDNIQANMDGYFHYKSISQVLNNLESKVGCGVAVDIINNTAPVITPLANYSIPKGTAYYLDAVAVDAESDLVTYTWEQYNSVGDRNTISGDSGWGYNAEGAIARSLPGTANSRRYFPKLETVLNGVLTDKQVWETVSYIPRTLNYAVTVRDQNALRPMTSTAETVVTVGNDGPFKFSGLTTTSVLYNDASNTITWDAANTNNAPYNVVAVKIDYTTNNGATWTDLVASTPNTGSYAVQMPANVTGTVKLRISAIGNIFYAVSPAVTVGTAPTSTAVAPTGVSAIETEVLKTTARISWNKLPGATYSVNYRKVGAASWSNTTSAANSVLLSNLEDETNYEVQVAAVVNSVPGAFSTNYAFKTKGLRTGSDYCLMTTGGNGGSFNSGLVKLTLSNLAYVYTGLDVYKTYLDFSEDATKVVNLTKGTQYTASFRNLAGGNYNDWLEIWIDYNRNGVFENSEKVVTSGALPFFAAAAQAYLRDGNVTFTVPDTAYSGEKLLRMRVASTFFNAASGPCGSPTVPVTGGGIVSVGSFRDFSVKISENANLAVRDIVDTKSYEVSVYPNPADTFVEVKNLKGKADYKIYSADGRLVQEGKIDGKINVASLVKGMYVISIKDDKDTYNTKLIKK, translated from the coding sequence ATGAAAAAAAGAATTTTATTCGTTTGCGCATTAGCGTCTTGTTTTACGGTTTTCAATGCTCAGAGATGGGAATCTGTTTCTCAAAAATCTTCGGGTATAAGAGAAGGAGTCGAAGTGCAGCATTCTTACAGAGTTGATCTGAAGTCTCTGAGAGAAATGTTGAAAAATGCTGAAGAGACGGGAAAAAATGCACGTCCTGTTATTATTTCTTTACCAACAGCAGAAGGAAAAATTGAAAAATTTGCGGTCTATAGCAATCCTGTAATGGATCAATCTCTTGTAGACAGATATCAGCTGGGATCCTATGTAGGAATTGGCGTGGATGATGCTTCTAAGTATTTAAGATTCAGTACATCTCCTACAGATATGCAGTCTATGATCATTAAAGACGGTATATTTCAGTTTATAGAACCTATAAGTGCAGATAAGCAGACTTATGGCGTTTTTTATAAAACAAAGGAAAAAGGAGATGTGCATGGGTTTGAATGTGATACGGAGCATGATCTTAAAGAGATTGGTAAACTGGTGGAAAACGGAAAAAAGATGCTTTCCAATGTAGGAATTACCAACAGACCTACTAATACGAAATACAGAACTTTCAGAATGGCTATGGCTGTTACCGGTGAATATACACAATTTCACGGAGGTACGGTTGCCGGAGCTGTCGCTGCAATCAATAATACAATGACAAGGATCAATGGGGTTTTTGAGAGAGATTTTGGAGCTCACTTTAATGTGTTGGATCTTCCGGGAATTATTTATACAGATCCTGCTACCGATTTTTATATACCTCAGGCAGCAGCAGGAGATCCGTCATTAAACTTACAGCTGCAACAAAAGCTGACGGCAGATGTTGGAAATGCCAATTATGATATTGGGCACGTATTTCATCGCAATGTAGGACAAAGCAGAAATGGAAATGCCGGAGGAATAGGAATTGTTTGTACAAATCCTGCCACTAATACCTCCTTAGGAAAAGGTGCCGCTTTTTCAATGAGCCCTGACCCTGTAGGAGAGGTATTTGACTTAATGGCAGCTCACGAAATGGGACACCAGCTGGGAGCCAACCATACCTTCTCTATGAGAACTGAAGCTTCCGGTGCCAATGTAGAGCCTTGGGGAGGAACAACGATCATGGGATATCCGGGAATTACTCAGGATAATATTCAGGCCAATATGGATGGATATTTCCATTATAAATCTATTTCCCAGGTATTGAATAACCTCGAATCTAAAGTAGGATGTGGTGTTGCTGTTGATATCATAAACAATACCGCACCGGTAATTACACCTTTGGCTAATTATTCTATTCCTAAAGGAACTGCCTATTATCTGGATGCTGTAGCAGTAGATGCAGAAAGTGATCTTGTTACCTATACATGGGAACAGTACAACAGTGTAGGAGACAGGAATACCATTTCCGGAGATAGCGGATGGGGCTATAATGCAGAAGGAGCTATCGCGAGATCTTTACCGGGAACAGCTAACAGCAGAAGATATTTCCCTAAGCTGGAAACTGTATTGAATGGCGTACTGACAGATAAACAGGTATGGGAAACCGTTTCCTATATCCCAAGAACATTGAACTATGCAGTAACTGTAAGAGATCAGAATGCATTAAGACCAATGACTTCCACTGCTGAAACAGTTGTAACAGTAGGTAATGACGGACCTTTCAAATTCAGTGGACTTACCACAACATCTGTTTTATATAATGATGCTTCCAATACCATCACATGGGATGCTGCAAACACCAATAACGCTCCTTATAATGTCGTTGCTGTAAAAATAGATTATACAACCAATAACGGGGCTACATGGACAGATCTGGTAGCTTCTACACCCAATACGGGAAGTTATGCTGTACAAATGCCGGCTAATGTAACGGGGACTGTTAAATTAAGAATATCAGCCATAGGTAATATTTTCTATGCTGTATCTCCGGCTGTAACAGTAGGAACGGCTCCTACTTCTACTGCCGTTGCTCCAACGGGAGTTTCTGCAATAGAGACAGAAGTTTTAAAAACAACGGCGAGAATATCGTGGAATAAATTACCGGGAGCCACTTACTCTGTCAATTACAGAAAAGTAGGGGCTGCAAGCTGGTCGAATACAACAAGTGCTGCCAACTCTGTATTGTTGTCAAATCTTGAAGATGAAACCAATTATGAAGTACAGGTAGCTGCTGTTGTGAATAGTGTTCCTGGAGCATTCTCTACTAATTATGCCTTTAAAACAAAAGGGTTGAGAACGGGTTCAGATTATTGTTTAATGACTACAGGAGGAAATGGTGGAAGCTTTAATAGTGGTCTTGTAAAATTGACATTATCTAACCTGGCTTATGTATACACCGGATTGGATGTTTATAAAACATATCTTGACTTTAGTGAAGATGCAACTAAAGTTGTTAATTTAACAAAAGGAACTCAGTACACCGCAAGCTTTAGAAACCTTGCAGGCGGAAACTATAATGATTGGCTTGAAATCTGGATAGATTACAACAGAAACGGAGTCTTTGAAAACTCTGAAAAAGTAGTGACCAGTGGAGCTCTTCCTTTCTTTGCTGCCGCTGCTCAGGCTTACCTTCGTGATGGAAATGTGACATTTACAGTGCCTGATACGGCGTACTCTGGTGAAAAATTGTTGAGAATGAGAGTTGCAAGTACTTTCTTTAATGCAGCCAGCGGACCTTGCGGAAGTCCTACCGTACCTGTAACTGGTGGTGGAATCGTTTCTGTAGGTTCTTTCAGAGATTTTTCTGTGAAGATTTCGGAAAATGCTAACCTTGCTGTGAGAGATATTGTAGACACAAAATCTTACGAAGTATCTGTTTATCCTAACCCTGCAGATACATTTGTAGAAGTGAAAAACCTTAAAGGTAAAGCAGATTACAAAATCTACAGTGCTGACGGAAGACTAGTTCAGGAAGGTAAAATTGATGGAAAGATCAACGTTGCTTCTTTGGTAAAAGGAATGTATGTGATCTCTATAAAAGATGATAAGGATACTTATAATACTAAGTTAATCAAGAAATAA
- a CDS encoding Crp/Fnr family transcriptional regulator, protein MDKSSLNTYFHSLFSIKAEVVEKITEKFIHFELKGNTILLDKDAISTKTYFLEKGYVRSYILNEDNEEITTNIYTAPCFVNDFLSFFRQQPTKEIYQTVTDCIFWETGLENVQDNFHNIPEFREFSRLLFVLNYYNIHDRLIEMASQKASTRYFNLMKKDPDIFQHVPLKIIASYLGIKDSSLSRIRRDIHKL, encoded by the coding sequence ATGGACAAATCATCACTTAACACTTACTTTCATTCCCTTTTCAGTATCAAAGCGGAAGTGGTTGAAAAGATCACAGAAAAATTTATCCATTTTGAATTAAAAGGCAATACTATTTTGTTGGATAAGGATGCAATAAGTACTAAAACATACTTTCTGGAAAAAGGGTATGTACGTTCCTATATACTGAATGAAGATAATGAGGAAATCACAACCAATATCTATACAGCTCCTTGCTTTGTGAATGATTTTCTGTCTTTTTTCAGGCAGCAGCCCACCAAAGAAATATACCAGACAGTAACTGACTGTATTTTCTGGGAAACAGGATTGGAGAATGTACAGGACAATTTTCACAATATTCCTGAATTCAGGGAGTTCAGCCGGCTTCTTTTTGTGCTTAATTACTACAATATTCATGACAGGCTGATAGAAATGGCAAGTCAGAAAGCTTCCACAAGATATTTTAACCTGATGAAGAAAGATCCTGATATTTTTCAGCATGTTCCTTTGAAGATAATAGCTTCTTACCTGGGAATCAAAGACAGTTCCCTGAGCCGGATCAGAAGGGATATTCATAAACTTTAA
- a CDS encoding FAD-dependent oxidoreductase has product MLIENKSIAIVGGGPAGLTLARLLQLKGANVKVYERDFNKNARVQGSPLDMHEDSGLAAIRKAELLEEFKKTFRPGADRTLIMNEKAEIFFNDHEMKPEEDFGEEHFRPEIDRGPLRNMLLESLHPETVVWDSHFLKMESQNEGWLMHFKNGTSEYADLVIAGDGANSKIRPYLTDIKPVYSGIIMLEGNVSKEAAPQIDAMIKGGKIMAFGNTKNILLGQKGNGDLGFYASFKADENWPADSGLDFSDNAQILQWFKTEYSEWSPVWNELFENAATPFIPRLIYAMPSDQTWEAQSNLTLIGDAAHVMPPFAGEGANMAMLDALELSEYLTNDTYSTLQEAISNYELHMRKRAAIATQESLENGERMHSEKSLATMLDFFNGHLTSS; this is encoded by the coding sequence ATGCTGATAGAAAACAAATCAATAGCAATCGTTGGTGGCGGTCCCGCAGGGCTTACACTGGCAAGACTTTTACAGTTGAAAGGAGCCAACGTAAAAGTATATGAAAGAGATTTCAATAAAAATGCACGGGTACAGGGCTCTCCTCTCGACATGCATGAAGATTCCGGATTAGCAGCCATCCGTAAAGCAGAACTGCTGGAGGAATTCAAAAAGACTTTCCGCCCCGGAGCAGACAGAACACTGATAATGAATGAAAAGGCAGAAATATTTTTCAATGATCATGAGATGAAACCCGAAGAAGATTTTGGCGAGGAACATTTCCGTCCAGAAATAGACCGCGGACCTTTAAGGAATATGCTTTTAGAGTCACTACATCCTGAGACCGTAGTCTGGGACAGTCATTTTCTAAAGATGGAATCTCAGAATGAAGGATGGCTTATGCATTTTAAAAACGGAACTTCAGAATATGCAGATCTTGTGATTGCAGGTGATGGAGCTAATTCTAAAATACGGCCTTATCTTACTGATATTAAACCTGTTTATTCCGGAATTATCATGCTGGAAGGAAATGTTTCAAAGGAAGCTGCTCCTCAGATTGATGCCATGATTAAAGGAGGAAAAATAATGGCATTCGGAAATACCAAAAATATTCTGCTGGGTCAGAAAGGTAACGGAGATCTGGGATTTTATGCAAGCTTTAAAGCTGATGAAAACTGGCCTGCAGACAGCGGTCTTGATTTTTCTGATAATGCACAGATACTACAATGGTTCAAAACAGAATATTCCGAATGGAGCCCCGTCTGGAATGAATTGTTTGAAAATGCTGCCACTCCATTTATTCCGCGCCTGATCTACGCTATGCCTTCAGATCAGACCTGGGAAGCACAATCCAATCTGACTCTGATAGGCGATGCAGCCCACGTAATGCCTCCATTTGCAGGAGAAGGTGCCAATATGGCTATGCTGGACGCACTTGAACTGAGTGAATATTTAACGAATGATACTTACAGCACTTTACAGGAAGCGATTTCCAACTACGAACTTCACATGCGGAAGAGAGCTGCCATTGCCACACAGGAATCTCTGGAAAACGGCGAACGGATGCATTCTGAAAAGTCATTGGCAACCATGCTGGACTTTTTTAATGGTCATCTTACTTCATCATAA